Proteins encoded in a region of the Candidatus Zixiibacteriota bacterium genome:
- a CDS encoding PadR family transcriptional regulator produces MAEGQFLGKLEFAVLMAVARLRKKAYGVAIRRELLEYAELDVSVGALYATLYRLERKGLVSSRLGEPSPVRGGRAKKFFEIEAPGETALSQHMEAMSRMQASWKPQWGAS; encoded by the coding sequence TTGGCTGAAGGTCAATTTCTGGGAAAACTTGAATTCGCTGTACTGATGGCCGTTGCCCGTCTTCGCAAAAAAGCGTATGGGGTTGCCATCCGTCGAGAGCTACTTGAGTATGCTGAATTGGATGTGTCGGTGGGTGCTTTGTACGCGACTCTCTACCGCCTTGAACGCAAAGGTCTGGTGTCTTCGAGACTCGGTGAGCCTTCTCCGGTGCGTGGTGGCCGGGCCAAGAAGTTCTTTGAGATTGAGGCCCCGGGTGAAACAGCCCTCTCACAACACATGGAAGCTATGAGCAGGATGCAGGCCAGCTGGAAGCCCCAGTGGGGAGCGTCGTGA
- a CDS encoding glycosyltransferase family 4 protein, translating to MNEPSTSRDYSIGLLCSSGSWGGLEMNVLRLGIWLKQRGWQVVLYGQRDTKLFDEAERDGLSVRHLHSTFKYGDLINASRLARYVKKDNVQRLIINYGKDLFLAVLAKKFARGFFKLLMQQHMHVGGHKKDAFHTWEYNHLDAWIAPLPMFKDRLVQYTRLETDKIHVIPFGIELDRLTSNRPDRAAARQGLGLPADAYIAGIVGRLESKKGQDVLIKACRGVHDAGGRLHLLIVGDKTINDPEGYPQYLDSLTEQLDLKSFVHFHPHQSDVVSVYAAMDLFVMASHSETYGMVTIEAMASGLPVIGTAEGGTVQIINDGVNGLLVPPQDEESLASALLSLMNNPTHARSLASRAALEAVEKYSHHRQVLLIETLFDELGGRG from the coding sequence ATGAACGAACCCTCAACCAGCCGTGACTACTCGATAGGTCTTCTATGTTCATCAGGGTCATGGGGTGGGCTGGAGATGAATGTTCTCAGATTGGGCATTTGGCTGAAGCAGCGCGGATGGCAGGTGGTGCTGTATGGTCAACGAGACACCAAACTGTTCGACGAGGCTGAACGCGACGGTCTGAGTGTGCGGCATTTGCACTCGACGTTCAAATACGGCGATCTGATCAACGCCAGTCGGTTGGCGCGGTATGTAAAAAAAGATAACGTACAGCGGCTAATCATAAATTATGGCAAGGACCTCTTTCTGGCCGTACTGGCCAAGAAGTTCGCGCGCGGTTTTTTCAAACTTCTGATGCAACAACACATGCATGTCGGCGGCCACAAGAAAGATGCCTTCCACACTTGGGAGTACAATCATCTTGATGCCTGGATAGCACCATTGCCGATGTTCAAGGATCGACTTGTTCAATACACCCGGCTTGAGACTGACAAAATCCATGTCATACCCTTCGGGATCGAGCTTGACAGACTGACATCCAACCGCCCCGACCGCGCAGCAGCCCGGCAAGGACTAGGGTTGCCCGCCGATGCGTACATAGCCGGTATCGTGGGTCGGCTGGAAAGCAAGAAAGGACAGGATGTACTCATCAAAGCCTGTCGTGGTGTACACGACGCCGGTGGGCGCTTGCATCTGTTGATCGTCGGTGACAAAACGATAAACGACCCGGAGGGATACCCGCAGTATCTGGACAGCCTGACTGAGCAACTTGACCTGAAGTCGTTCGTGCATTTTCATCCGCATCAGTCCGATGTGGTCAGTGTGTATGCGGCCATGGACCTCTTTGTTATGGCATCGCACTCGGAAACCTACGGCATGGTTACAATCGAGGCGATGGCCTCGGGTCTGCCGGTTATCGGGACTGCAGAAGGCGGCACGGTTCAGATTATCAACGATGGTGTCAACGGACTTCTGGTGCCGCCGCAGGACGAGGAGAGTCTTGCCTCGGCTCTTTTGAGTCTAATGAACAACCCGACGCACGCAAGAAGTTTGGCTTCGCGGGCCGCTTTGGAGGCTGTTGAGAAATATTCGCATCACCGCCAGGTACTGCTGATCGAAACACTGTTCGATGAGTTGGGCGGTCGGGGTTGA